The window GAAGGCAGAACCAGTTATCCTTAGAAGAAATGGTCATGGAACCGCCGTATTTCTGAGCTGCGGCCTGAATGCTCTTTAAACCGTATCCATGATACAGCTTATTTCCCTTTGTGGTAGGCGGAAGGCTGTTGGGAGTCATGGCAAGCCGGTTTTCCGAATAATTTTCACACTGGATCATTAAGAAACGGTTTCGTTTGTATATGGAAAGGGTGATCAGCCTTTTTTCAGGATCTTCAAACTGAGAAACGCATTCAATGGCATTATCCAGGGCATTTCCGAAGATGGAGCAGATGTCTTTTACATGGAGAAAAGAGATCAGTTTTCCATCGGCCATAAAGGTAAAGGTAATATGATTCTGGGCACAGTAGGTGCTTTTGGTGGTCAGCACCACATCTAATACCTGGTTTCCTGTGTTAGCCAGGGATTCCTGGGTGAGAATGGCCTTTTCCATTTCCGATAAGTATTGTTCCCTTTTTTCAGGATCCTTTTCCGCCCGTATGGCGATCATATAGTGCTTTAAGTCATGGAATTCCCGCCTTAACAGCTCCATATTGTCAATAGCCATACGGTACTGGTCGTATTGTCTCTGCAAAACCACGTTCATTGCATGGTTTTCGCTGCGGACCCGCAGTTCCTTTCTCCTGTTCTGCTGGGCAAAGAGCATCAAAAGTCCTCCGAAATCCACCAGGGTCCTTACATAGAGAAGAGAGCTGGTGGCACTGGAAAACGGTGTATTTGGCATAACAAAGCTGATATTGCTGATCAGAAAAGCCCCCATAGCAATGGAAACAGCACTGAGAAACTCCTTCCTTTCTACCTCCATGCCTTCATCCTTTGAAATGTGATCTTTTTCCAGAAAATAATATCCGGTATAAATGCATCCATAGGAAACCGCCATGATCAGAACAGAAAGTGTCTGGCTTACCCTTCCGGAGCTGAGAGCCCACCATACATACAGCTGCCACTGAAAGGAGGCCGTAAACTCCGCCAAAACAAAGGCGCGGACACAGAGGAATCCCGCATCATAGGGAGAGATCCGGCAGGAGGCATAAATAGAGAAATACATCAGCAGGATGGCAGTGATCATCCCTGGAAACCACAAATACAGCGGCAATGTGCCTGCAATCAAATGGAGAAGGAAAAACAGGCCCAGCATGGCCGCAAAAGAAACGGCAAGCCCCGGTCCTTTAAGCCTTCTGCGAAGCATAAGGATGTAGATGATGCAGGCGCACCATTCGGCCAGTGCGGTAAAAGGACGGGGTGTATTCATCAGTTCGCCAAAGTCCATGGATTTATCCTCCCATATAATCAGCCAGGCATTCCATAAATGACTTTTTCCGGCCCCTGCTTATAGGAATCTGCTCACCGGAGAGGAGCAGTACATCACCCGGCAGGCAGCCGGTCACATGTTTTAAATTGACCAGATAAGCATTGTGGCACTTGGCAAAGCCAAAGGTCTTTAAAGCCTCTTCCATCCGTTTCATAGGCCCGGAAGCCACAAAGTTCCCTTTATCCGTGTGGATGAGGACATGGTGAAGCTGGCTTTCAATGTAATAAACGGAGTCAATGCCGAGACGCATAATGCCTCCATCCGTGTCGATATTTATATAATGTATTGCCTGTCTTTTCAGTATCCTGCGGACGGCTTTGTTTAATATCTGGGAAAAGGAAAGATAAGGGACCGGCTTTAATATATAGCCAAGGGCATCTACCGTGTATCCCTCTACAGCGAACTGGGCGGAGGAGGTGATAAAGATGAAGATCACATCCTCATCCAGCTCCCTGATCTTTTGCGCCGTTTTCATGCCGTCTAAATATTTCATCTGAATGTCCAATAGTATGATATCGTAGCTGGCGGTATAATCCGATACAATATCAAGGCCATCGGTAAAAGCCTGAATCTGAAAGCTGACGGAATAGTCTGCTTCAAACCGGGTAAGGTAGCTTTTCAGCGTTTCCACATATTCCGTCTCATCTTCCACAATAGCGATTTTAATCATATCTTTTTCCTCTAACCGGTCGTTCATTTTCTACCTTAAAAGTATAGCATGAGCCCCGAAAAAAACCAAGGTATTTTACAGGAACTGGCTGAACATGTGTCTGAAGTCATTTATAAGCACACCGGCAGGAAGCCCAAAGAAGGCCCCGGTTCCACAGACAACAACATACCGTTATCCATGGGCATCCCAAGCATTTGCTTTGGAGCCGTGAGGGGAGTACTGGCCCATACCAGGCAGGAATGGATTGAGACAGCCAGCTTAAAGGAGGGCCATAAGATCGCCTTTGAGCTCATATTATCTTATTTTTAAAATGATCAGTCTAATAAATGAAAATCAGGGCAAAACCATAAGGTTTTGTCCTGATTTTCCCAACAGACTAAAAAATCTGTATTAATAATTTTCTACTTTTCTTTCAAAATAAGCCTTTGGATGAGCGCAGGTCGGACAGACTTCCGGAGCCTCCGGTCCTTCGTGGATATAACCGCAGTTACGGCACTTCCAGCCAAGAGGGGCATCGCCCTTAAAGGTCTTATCGTTCTTTAAGCTGTCAAGGAGCTTTAAGTAACGTTTTTCATGAGCAGCTTCTACTTTTCCAACGAATTCAAATTTAAGAGCCAGTTCCTGAAAGCCTTCTGCTCTGGCGTCTTCAGCCATTCTCTTATACATATCGGTCCACTCGTAATTTTCACCGGCAGCGGCATCCGCTAAGTTTTCTTCCATGGAACCAATTCCATGTAATTCCTTAAACCACATCTTAGCATGCTCTTTTTCCTGGTCGGCAGTTTCTAAGTATAGGGAAGCCATTTGCTCGTAGCCGGCTTTTTTTGCGGCTGAGGCATAATATGTATATTTGTTTCTTGCCATGGACTCGCCTGCAAAAGCGTCTTTTAAGTTCTGTTCTGTTTTTGTTCCCGCATATTTGGACATCGTATAAACCCTCCTGATTTGAATTGTGAATGATTTTACTTTGCAAACAGGGGAGCGGAGACCCGTTCTGCCGCTCCCGAAAGGTGCCAAATCCTTTAAGAAAGGATATTAACCAAAGTATCTTTCTAATAAGCCCTTAAATGCCTTGCCGTGACGGGCTTCATCCTTTGCCATCTCGTGTACGGTATCATGAATTGCATCTAAATTCAATGCTTTTGCACGTTTTGCAAGGTCGAATTTACCGGCAGTTGCGCCGTTCTCAGCAGCAACCCTTAATTCCAGGTTCTTCTTTGTGCTGGAGGTTACGCATTCGCCTAATAACTCTGCAAATTTAGAAGCGTGTTCAGCCTCCTCGAAAGCAGCCTTTTCATAATATAAGCCGATTTCAGGATAGCCTTCTCTGTGAGCAGCTCTTGACATTGCAAGATACATGCCTACTTCGGTGCATTCGCCTTCGAAGTTCGCCCTTAAATCCATCATAATGTCTTCCGGAGAACCCTGTGCAACGCCGATTTCATGCTCGCAAGCCCAGGACATGCTTTCATCCTGTAACTTGAACTTTTCGGAACCAGCCTTACAGACTGGACAGAACTCCGGAGCTGTCTCCCCTTCGTGAACGTAACCGCATACAGTACAAACCCATTTCTTCATGATCTCATGTCTCCTTTTTATTTTTAATGATTTTTTAGTATGTTTATGGCAATCAATAACAGTAATGATTACTGATATTAATTTAGCACATCTTTATCCTGATGTCAAGCCTTATCGATAATTATTTTCAGAACAGTCCTTGCAGGTGCCGTAGAAATAAATCGTGTGACTGTCTACTGTGCCGTCCACATGCTCCTGAGCCATCTGGTTGATGTCTCCCAAATGCTCCATGGGCAGATCATAGACCTTCCCGCACTTTTTACATACAAAATGATAGTGGGGTGAGGTGTCCGCATCAAAACGATCTGCACCATCTCCGCATGTCAGCTTTTTGATCTCACCCAGCTCAACCAAAAGGTTTAAGTTGCGGTAGACAGTTCCAAGGCTGATGTTGGGATATTCTTCACGGATCAATGTGTATAGGGCATCGGCGGTGGGATGGTCGTGCCTTGTCATTAGACAGGCCTTAATGGATTCCCGTTGACGGCTATACTTTAATGTTTTCATGGCCGCTCCTTTTCTATAAATAATAATTATATTAGTAATTGTTACTATTTAATAATATAGGATTTCAGCCCTTTTGTCAATCCATAGTTAATATTTACCTATATGTTCTCCCGTGCGATCCGTATGAATTCTTCCGTAGCCCGGGATAGATATCTGCCCTTGTGGCTGCCGAATGCCAGAACGCCGTGGCTGCGCCTGTAATTTAAGGAGAAGTAATGAAGACCGGCCTTTTTCATAATGTCATTGCCGGTGTTTCCGCTTCCGGACATGAACATTTTGGGATAAAAGGTGATCCCCATACCTTTGGCTGCAAGGGCGAGGACCGTTTCAATATTCTCTGTCTCCAGGAGGATAGAAGGGGTGAGCTGTGCTTCCTCAAAAATTTCATCGGCAATGGTCCGCACCCTGTTGCCTTTATTGATGAGAAGGTAGGGACAGTCCTTTAAAAGCTGCACGTCCGCATTTTCCTCCAGCACCTTGATCATCTCTTCCTGTTTTCCCGGGAAATACCGGTCCAGGATCTGATCAGGAACCACGAGAAGGATCTCTTCCTCACAAATGGGGACGGTTTCCACATGTTCCGCTTTAAAAGGAAGGAGGTCGATCATTAAATCGATGTTCCCGTGGATCAGGGCAGTGCTTAACTCGGAAGAATTCCCCTCTACCAGATGGATCTCTATGTTTGGAAACTTTTCCTTGTAAGCAGGTAGAATGGCAGGGAGAAGAAAACGTCCCCTTGTGTGGGAAATGCCGATGGAAAGCTGTCCGGTGGTAAAGTCCTTGATATCGGCCAGCTCCCGGTAGGTCTCATCCTTTAAGTCCAGCATCTGCTTGGCCCGGACCTTTAAAGCCCGCCCTGCATAGGTCAGGGTAAGGGGCATGGTGCGGTTAAAAAGCTGGACATCAAACTCCTTTTCCAGATTGGAAATGTGACTGCTTAAGGACTGCTGGGAGATGTACAGCCGTTTGGCAGCGCGGGTGATATTAAGTTCCTCCGCAACCGCCAGAAAATATTCCAGGTTCAGGAAGTTGATCATAAATAAGCCTCCAGCTTTGGAATATAGGGAAGGAGCTTTTCAAAGGAGCTGTTTACGATAAGCTCTTCCGGGAAATTCATTTCATTGATAAGCTCCCAGGCTCTTGTGTGGTTTCCCACATCAGCTTCTATGTGGGCATCGCTGTCAATGATGACGGAAGCATGGTAGCGTTTGCACAATTCCAGCATGATCCGGTAATTTTCTGCAGCATTGATTCTTGCGCTTAATGGGTGAAGGGAGCTGGAATTAAGCTCCAAAAGGGTATGGTTTTCTGCGGCGGCAGAAACAAGGGTATCATAATCCACGGGAAAACGGCTGTCATCAGGGTGACCGATGATGTGGATCAGGGGATTTTCAATGGCCCCGATGTAAGCTCTTGTATTCTCAGCGGAAGTCCCGCTTTTATAGCATGGCTCATGGAGGCTTGCGATGGAGTAGTCCATTTTTTCCAGAAGGCCTTTTCTTAAATCCACCCGGCCTGTGTAATCTAAAATATTAAGCTCAACACCCATGAGGATGTTCACCCCGCAGATATTACGTGGAATCACTTTGAAATTTATAAAATAAAACTCGTGGCATGTCCCTGGCATCTTTGGTGCATGATCCGTAGAGCCCATGAGGGCGAGGCCCTTTTCAGAGGCAGATTTGGCCATTTCATATAAAGTGTTGTATGCATGTCCGCTGGCTACGGTGTGGGTATGCAGGTCCATAATGTCGTTCATAATTCTTGTCCTTTCTGTATCAGCACCTGGAGGAAAGCTCCTTCAGTGGAAAATATTTCATTATATCATAAATATAACATATTTTTACTGAGAAAACTATAGAAATATCGGGCAGGATGTGATAAATATATAGTTAGATTTTATGCAGAACTGAGTATTTTATGAACGGAGGAAATTTCAATGAGCGAAGAGATGAAGGCAGCGGACGGAAAAGAAGAAGTAGTGGAAACCATGGAGACTTACGCCGCAGAGCTGGAAGCGTCCTTTAAAAAAGTAAGAGAGGGAGATGTTCTTACCGGGACCGTTATCAGTGTAAATGAGGACATGGTTACCCTGGACTTAAAATATTATGCGGAAGGGATCATAGATAAGGAAAATTTAAGCAATGATCCGGAATTCGACTTATTAAGGGAGATCCACCCCGGTGATGAGATCACGGCTATGGTCGTAAGCGCAGATGACGGGGAAGGGAATATTGTTCTTTCCAAAAAGTTAGCCAATGACCAGCTGGCATGGGAAAAGCTTGGTTCCATGTTAAATGACCGCACCATTGTCAAGGTGAAAATCGCCGAGATCGTAAAGGGCGGAGCGGTCGCCTATCTGGAAGGGATACGGGGATTTATCCCGGCTTCCAAGCTTGCAGGGGAATATGTGGAGGACTTAGAGGAATATAATGGAAAAACAATTGATGTCACGGTCATCACCGCTGATGAGGAAAATAAGAAGCTGGTGCTTTCAGGCAAAGAGCCTGCCCTTATGAAGCAGAAGGAAGAAACCGGCAGAAAGATCGCAAAATGCCAGGTTGGGTCTATCATGGAAGGAACGGTGGACAGCTTAAAGGACTACGGTGCATTTATTAACTTGGAAAACGGTCTTACCGGACTTCTTCATATTTCACAGATCAGCAGCCAGAGGATCAAGCATCCAGGTGTCGTGTTAAAGGAGGGACAGACGGTTAAGGTCAAGATCCTGTCCATTGCTGATAATAAGATAAGCTTAAGCATGAAGGCTGTTCAGGAGGAGGAAGAAGCCAGCCAGGAGGTCTTTGATTACAAGGAGGAAGGTTCCGCATTTACAGGGCTGTCAGCCCTCTTAAAGGGACTGAAATTTTAGAAAGTCGGGAAAAGGGATATAAAATATCATGTTTCTATGGTATAATGAATGCAAGCATTCATTATCTTGTGGCAGTCGCCAAATGCCGGTGAAGCGGCACTTGGTTTATTGCTTTCATGATATACTATTCTGGAGGAGCAGGGGCTGCCGGGCGATGGGGCTGCCCCTGTCTCACTGACTTGCGCGGGTTATAAGCCGAACAAATATGCTTGCATATTCATTGGAAAAATGCCGCGGCAGCTAAGAAAAGCCCTCAAAGCGTGTTTTTCTTAGTCAGGAGTACGGATGCGAGAGAGGGGGAATGTGGAATGAATATTCCCAAATCATTTAACCAGGTCGATCAATGGAAATCTGTGATGTTTTTGTATGACTCGGCATTAAAGGAAATCAGTACGAAAATTGAGATACTTAATAATGAGTTTGTGCATATCTACAATTACAACCCCATTGAACATATCAAGTCAAGGCTTAAGACCCCGGACAGCATCGTAAAAAAGCTGAAGCGGTACGGCTATGACGTGACGATCGACAATATGGTGGAAAAGTTAAATGATATTGCAGGGATACGGATTATCTGTTCTTTTACATCGGATATCTACCAGATTGCGGAGATGATAACAAAGCAAAGCGATGTTACGGTTCTTTATGTAAAGGATTATATTAAGTATCCAAAGCCAAATGGCTATAAAAGCTATCATATGGTAGTGACCATTCCCATTTATCTGACGGATGGGCCGGTGGACACGAAAGTAGAAATTCAGATCAGGACGATTGCAATGGATTTCTGGGCAAGCCTGGAGCATAAGATATATTATAAGTTTGAAGGCAATGCCCCGGCATATTTACAGCAGGAACTGAAGGCCTGTGCAGATGTGGTGAATATGCTGGATGGAAGGATGTTTTCCTTAAACCAGGCAATTCTGGAACTGAGTGAGGCGCAGCAGAGGGAGACAGCAGGAGAGGACAGGATGGATGAGGAAGATTAGACTTAAAAGAAGGCAGCCTCGACGATTCCGCTCGCTGAGGCTGCCTTCCTTCGTTCTCGTTGTAAAAAGAAGGTTATCGTATGAGCACATTAACAAAAGACACTTGGAAGATCATAAAGTTCAATCAAAAGAATGCGTTTGTTTTTGAGCTGCTGTTTCGTCTGGTCACCACGACCCTGTACTTACTGCTCTTAAACAAAGGCCTTTTATTTACGTTGAGAATGGCCGGATACAGCTATTTAACTGCCGCCAACATCGGTTATTTCCTGGTAAAGCCCTGGACGATTCTTTTGATCGTAGTGATGGCGGCTGTGGGGATCCTGATCCTTACGCTGGAGACCGGCTGCCTTCTGACCTTATTTGAAGGGGCATTCTACTCCAGAAAGCTGAAGCCGTGGCAAATTCTGACGGGGGGCTTTTTTAAGCTGGCCCTTGAGATCCGCAGAAAGAACTGGCGGCTGGGGCTTCTGGTTCTGGCTGATTACGGGCTTGTGAACTTATATCTCATATACCAGATGCTGACCCATGTAAAACCGCTTAATTTTGTCATATCAGAGATCTTGAAAAAGCCTGTGGGAAGGGTATCTTTGGTGCTCCTTCTGCTGTTTCTTCTTGCAGTGGTCATTCCGGGAGTCTATACCTTCCACGCCTGCATGGTGGAACAGAAAAATTTCCGGGATGGGTATTTTAAAAGCCTGTGGCTTTTAAGGCGCCGGTTTTTAAAGGTAGCAGTTCTTCTGGCCTTCTATTATGCGGCAGCAGTGGCGGGACTTTGGCTGGTCTATGCATTCTGTGTGCTGATCGCTGCCGTGGGAGTGACCCTGTTTACCGACAACAGCCTGGCCCTTGCAATCCTTCCGGCGGCATGTGACCGGATCGAGCTGGTGTTGATTTTTTTGACCAGCATGTTGCTGACCATGGGAAACTACGGGGCTTTAAGCGTCCAGTATTTCAGCTTCACCAGCAGACTTGTAAAAAAACGCAGAATCATGGATTATCATGGGAGTAAGTATGGAGACAGGAGGCTGGCGGCCCTGTTCATAGGAGCAGCTGCGGTATTCAGCCTGTCTTCTCTTTTCGGAGTGGTGCGCAACGGTTCCGCGATCACGGCCGACATGCTCAGCATGATTCAGATCACCGCCCACCGGGGCAGCTCCAGGGAGGCCCCTGAAAACACCATGGCAGCCATGACAAAAGCTGTTGACGATCTGGCTGATTTTGTGGAGATCGATGTCCAGGAGACAAAGGATGGCGTGGTGGTCCTGGGGCATGATGCCAGTTTAAAAAGGGTATCAGGGATAAACCGCCCCATAAGCTTTTACACCTTTGAAGAATTGCAGCAGCTGGATGTGGGAAAGTGGTTTTCCCCTGATTACGAGGGAGAGAAGATCCCGTCTTTAGAGGAGGTCATGGAATACTGCAAAGGGCGGGTCAGCATAAATATTGAAATCAAGGACTTGGGAATCGGCAGCATGCTGCCGGATAAGGTAGTGGAATTGATTCAAAAACACCAGATGAGGGAACAGTGCGTGGTGACCTCTGTCCGGTTTTCCTATTTATCCAGGATCAAGGAGCTGGACCCTGAGATCCGCACCGGATATATTATTTCAGCCGCATACGGGGATTATTATTCCAGCGATATGATCGACTTCATCAGCCTCCGTTCCAGCTTTGTAAGCGAAAGACTGGTAGAAGCTGCCCATGAAAGGGGAAAAGCGGTTCATGCATGGACTGTGAACAGCAAAAGCGAGATGGAACGGATGAAAATGCTTGGGGTGGATAATATCATAACGGATTACCCGGTGCTCGCCAGAGAGATCGTATACCGGCAGGCGGCTACCGAAAGCCTTTTGGAATACTTAAGACTGGTATTAAAATAGACAGGAGAATGGATATGAAGATTGTTTTACAGCGTGTTGCACATGCAAAGGTCACAGTGGATGGGAAGCAGATCGGCGCCATAAAAAACGGTTTTCTGCTCCTTTTGGGAGTGTCTGATACAGATACGGAAGCCATTGCCGAAAAAATGGTTGATAAAGTATGCAAGCTGAGGATCTTTCCCGATGAAAATGGAAAGACCAACCTTTCCCTAAAGGATGTGGGAGGGGAGATTCTGGTGGTCAGCCAGTTCACCCTTTACGCGGACTGTAAGAAAGGCAACCGCCCAAGCTTTGCGAAGGCGGGAAGTCCCCAGCTTGCAAACAGCCTTTATGAATACGTGGTGGATCGGTTAAATTCCCAGGGAAACCGGGTGGAGCATGGAAGCTTTGGAGCAGATATGAAGGTAGAGCTATTAAATGACGGACCGTTTACGCTTGTTCTTGACAGCGAAGAAATCTGTTAATCAATTATCATAAAAAAACGATGGAGGAATCATAACAATGGAAAAGACAAAAGGACAACAATTACAGGAGGAGCTGACATTTAAATTTCCCCATATTGCAAAGGAAGTGCCAAGCCAGCGTGAGGAAGCGGAGATGTTCTGCGAGGGTTATAAGCGTTTCCTGGATAACGGAAAAACCGAACGGGAATGTGTCAGAGAGGCTGTGGCAATGCTTGAGATGCAGGGATACCGTCCCTTTGACGGAGGAAAGACATATAAGGCAGGAGATAAGGTTTACTTTGTGAACCGGGGCAAGTCCATCATCGCAACCACCTTCGGCAAAGCGGGAATGGAGCAGGGGCTTCGCATCAACGGTGCTCACATCGATTCTCCAAGGCTTGACTTAAAGCCCAACCCTGTTTATGAAAAGAATGACCTGGCCTATTTTAAGACCCATTATTACGGCGGCATCCGGAAATACCAGTGGGGAACCGTTCCTCTGGCAATGCACGGAGTTGTGGTAAAGAAAAACGGTGAGATCGTGGAAGTAAACATCGGGGAAAAGGAAGGCGATCCCGTGTTCTGTGTGACGGATTTACTTCCCCATTTGTCAGGAGAACAGAGTGAAAGAAAATTAAGGGATGGGTTAAAAGGAGAGGAGCTGAATGTACTCATTGGTTCCATTCCATTTATTGACGAAGCAGAGCTTAAGGACCCTGTGAAGCTTCTGGCCTTAAAGCTCCTCAATGACCGCTACGGGATCACGGAAGCGGACTTTTTGCGGGCGGAAATCGAAATGGTGCCTGCCCAGAAGGCCAGTGACGTAGGGCTGGACCGCAGTATGATCGGCGCTTACGGACAGGATGACAGGGTATGTGCCTATACGGCCCTGATGGCGGAGATCGATGCCAACATGCCTGAATTTACGACTCTCACCGTTCTTGCAGATAAAGAGGAGATCGGTTCCGACGGAAATACCGGCTTAAATTCCGACTTTGTGCTTCACTATATTGAAGATCTGGCTGCCATGGCCCATGTTGATGTGAGAAAGGTGCTTAGAAATTCCATCTGTTTGTCCTCAGATGTCAATGCGGCCTATGATCCCACCTTTGCCCAGGTATACGAGGAGCGCAATTCCTGTTTCTTAAACAAGGGCTGCGTTCTGACCAAGTACACCGGCGTCCGTGGAAAAGCCGGCTCCAACGATGCCAGCGCCGAGCTGATGGCAAAGATCATCGCAATGATGGAGCAGGAAGGCGTTTACTGGCAGATCGGAGAGCTGGGGGCTGTGGATCAGGGCGGCGGCGGCACCATTGCCAAATATGTTGCACATATGAATGTGGATGTGGTGGATTTAGGAGTTCCCATTCTTTCCATGCATTCTCCCTTCGAGCTTTCTGCCAAGCTTGATGTATACAATACATACAAGGCTTTCCGGGCATTTTATAAATAATAACGGAATTTTGAAATTTTTGTTAATTTCGGGAAAAAGCTTTTTTTACCTTGTCTGATATGGTATAACTGACTGGAAGCGGTTTTTTTATTAACTATTAAAAATAGAAAGAAAAAGGATTGTATTATGAAGAAGATTTTTAAAGTTTGTATGTGCGGTCTGGTTGCCGCCGCCCTTATTTCCGGATGCGGGAAAAAGCCTGCGGCAAAGCCGGCAGAAACAGAGACGGAAGCAACGGAATCAGCGGCACAGGAAACCCTGGCTGTTGAAGATCTGACGGGAATGGATAACGGTACTGTTACCCTGGGAGAATACAAGGGGATTGAAGTGACCAAGGATCCGGTTGAAGTGACTGATGACGAGGTGGACCAGGCGGTTCAGAGCGATTTATCCGCCCAGGCAAAGGATGCAGAGGTGGACCGGGCCATTCAGAATGGTGACGTGGTCAATATTGACTATGTAGGTACCAAGGATGGTGTTGCATTTGACGGCGGCACTGCTCAGGGCTATGATTTAAACATTGGTTCCGGCCAGTTTATTGAAGGCTTTGAGGAAGGTCTTGTAGGTGCGAA of the Lacrimispora indolis DSM 755 genome contains:
- a CDS encoding glycerophosphodiester phosphodiesterase, encoding MSTLTKDTWKIIKFNQKNAFVFELLFRLVTTTLYLLLLNKGLLFTLRMAGYSYLTAANIGYFLVKPWTILLIVVMAAVGILILTLETGCLLTLFEGAFYSRKLKPWQILTGGFFKLALEIRRKNWRLGLLVLADYGLVNLYLIYQMLTHVKPLNFVISEILKKPVGRVSLVLLLLFLLAVVIPGVYTFHACMVEQKNFRDGYFKSLWLLRRRFLKVAVLLAFYYAAAVAGLWLVYAFCVLIAAVGVTLFTDNSLALAILPAACDRIELVLIFLTSMLLTMGNYGALSVQYFSFTSRLVKKRRIMDYHGSKYGDRRLAALFIGAAAVFSLSSLFGVVRNGSAITADMLSMIQITAHRGSSREAPENTMAAMTKAVDDLADFVEIDVQETKDGVVVLGHDASLKRVSGINRPISFYTFEELQQLDVGKWFSPDYEGEKIPSLEEVMEYCKGRVSINIEIKDLGIGSMLPDKVVELIQKHQMREQCVVTSVRFSYLSRIKELDPEIRTGYIISAAYGDYYSSDMIDFISLRSSFVSERLVEAAHERGKAVHAWTVNSKSEMERMKMLGVDNIITDYPVLAREIVYRQAATESLLEYLRLVLK
- a CDS encoding ATP-binding protein, with product MDFGELMNTPRPFTALAEWCACIIYILMLRRRLKGPGLAVSFAAMLGLFFLLHLIAGTLPLYLWFPGMITAILLMYFSIYASCRISPYDAGFLCVRAFVLAEFTASFQWQLYVWWALSSGRVSQTLSVLIMAVSYGCIYTGYYFLEKDHISKDEGMEVERKEFLSAVSIAMGAFLISNISFVMPNTPFSSATSSLLYVRTLVDFGGLLMLFAQQNRRKELRVRSENHAMNVVLQRQYDQYRMAIDNMELLRREFHDLKHYMIAIRAEKDPEKREQYLSEMEKAILTQESLANTGNQVLDVVLTTKSTYCAQNHITFTFMADGKLISFLHVKDICSIFGNALDNAIECVSQFEDPEKRLITLSIYKRNRFLMIQCENYSENRLAMTPNSLPPTTKGNKLYHGYGLKSIQAAAQKYGGSMTISSKDNWFCLQILIPIQEEGTAGH
- a CDS encoding NADH peroxidase, yielding MKKWVCTVCGYVHEGETAPEFCPVCKAGSEKFKLQDESMSWACEHEIGVAQGSPEDIMMDLRANFEGECTEVGMYLAMSRAAHREGYPEIGLYYEKAAFEEAEHASKFAELLGECVTSSTKKNLELRVAAENGATAGKFDLAKRAKALNLDAIHDTVHEMAKDEARHGKAFKGLLERYFG
- a CDS encoding LysR family transcriptional regulator — protein: MINFLNLEYFLAVAEELNITRAAKRLYISQQSLSSHISNLEKEFDVQLFNRTMPLTLTYAGRALKVRAKQMLDLKDETYRELADIKDFTTGQLSIGISHTRGRFLLPAILPAYKEKFPNIEIHLVEGNSSELSTALIHGNIDLMIDLLPFKAEHVETVPICEEEILLVVPDQILDRYFPGKQEEMIKVLEENADVQLLKDCPYLLINKGNRVRTIADEIFEEAQLTPSILLETENIETVLALAAKGMGITFYPKMFMSGSGNTGNDIMKKAGLHYFSLNYRRSHGVLAFGSHKGRYLSRATEEFIRIARENI
- a CDS encoding GTP pyrophosphokinase, translated to MNIPKSFNQVDQWKSVMFLYDSALKEISTKIEILNNEFVHIYNYNPIEHIKSRLKTPDSIVKKLKRYGYDVTIDNMVEKLNDIAGIRIICSFTSDIYQIAEMITKQSDVTVLYVKDYIKYPKPNGYKSYHMVVTIPIYLTDGPVDTKVEIQIRTIAMDFWASLEHKIYYKFEGNAPAYLQQELKACADVVNMLDGRMFSLNQAILELSEAQQRETAGEDRMDEED
- the rbr gene encoding rubrerythrin, with product MSKYAGTKTEQNLKDAFAGESMARNKYTYYASAAKKAGYEQMASLYLETADQEKEHAKMWFKELHGIGSMEENLADAAAGENYEWTDMYKRMAEDARAEGFQELALKFEFVGKVEAAHEKRYLKLLDSLKNDKTFKGDAPLGWKCRNCGYIHEGPEAPEVCPTCAHPKAYFERKVENY
- a CDS encoding S1 RNA-binding domain-containing protein; its protein translation is MSEEMKAADGKEEVVETMETYAAELEASFKKVREGDVLTGTVISVNEDMVTLDLKYYAEGIIDKENLSNDPEFDLLREIHPGDEITAMVVSADDGEGNIVLSKKLANDQLAWEKLGSMLNDRTIVKVKIAEIVKGGAVAYLEGIRGFIPASKLAGEYVEDLEEYNGKTIDVTVITADEENKKLVLSGKEPALMKQKEETGRKIAKCQVGSIMEGTVDSLKDYGAFINLENGLTGLLHISQISSQRIKHPGVVLKEGQTVKVKILSIADNKISLSMKAVQEEEEASQEVFDYKEEGSAFTGLSALLKGLKF
- a CDS encoding phosphatase encodes the protein MNDIMDLHTHTVASGHAYNTLYEMAKSASEKGLALMGSTDHAPKMPGTCHEFYFINFKVIPRNICGVNILMGVELNILDYTGRVDLRKGLLEKMDYSIASLHEPCYKSGTSAENTRAYIGAIENPLIHIIGHPDDSRFPVDYDTLVSAAAENHTLLELNSSSLHPLSARINAAENYRIMLELCKRYHASVIIDSDAHIEADVGNHTRAWELINEMNFPEELIVNSSFEKLLPYIPKLEAYL
- the dtd gene encoding D-aminoacyl-tRNA deacylase; the encoded protein is MKIVLQRVAHAKVTVDGKQIGAIKNGFLLLLGVSDTDTEAIAEKMVDKVCKLRIFPDENGKTNLSLKDVGGEILVVSQFTLYADCKKGNRPSFAKAGSPQLANSLYEYVVDRLNSQGNRVEHGSFGADMKVELLNDGPFTLVLDSEEIC
- a CDS encoding LytR/AlgR family response regulator transcription factor; translation: MIKIAIVEDETEYVETLKSYLTRFEADYSVSFQIQAFTDGLDIVSDYTASYDIILLDIQMKYLDGMKTAQKIRELDEDVIFIFITSSAQFAVEGYTVDALGYILKPVPYLSFSQILNKAVRRILKRQAIHYINIDTDGGIMRLGIDSVYYIESQLHHVLIHTDKGNFVASGPMKRMEEALKTFGFAKCHNAYLVNLKHVTGCLPGDVLLLSGEQIPISRGRKKSFMECLADYMGG
- a CDS encoding Fur family transcriptional regulator; translated protein: MKTLKYSRQRESIKACLMTRHDHPTADALYTLIREEYPNISLGTVYRNLNLLVELGEIKKLTCGDGADRFDADTSPHYHFVCKKCGKVYDLPMEHLGDINQMAQEHVDGTVDSHTIYFYGTCKDCSENNYR